The genome window GGCTTCCGTCGCCAGCCGATGGATCGCTTCCGTCGTCTCCTCGACCATCGAAGCGTTCTGCTGCGTCATCGCATCGAGTTCGGCGACGGCGCTGTTGATCTCACGTAGCGTATTCGCCTCCTCGCGGGTCGCACCCATGATCTCGGTGATCTGTCCGTTGATCGCCTCGACATGGGCGCCGATGCCGGTCAGCGCAACGCCGGCCTTTTCCACAAGCGCCACACCGCTTTCGACCTCATGCGTCGATTTCTGCAGCAGGCCGGAAATCTCCTTTGCCGCACTCGACGAGCGCTGGGCAAGTTCGCGCACTTCCATGGCGACGACGGCAAAGCCCTTGCCCGATTCACCGGCGCGTGCTGCCTCGACGCCGGCATTGAGCGCCAGCAGGTTGGTCTGGAAAGCGATGTCGTCGATAACCGAGATGATCGTGTTGATCTGGCGCGAAGAGGTCTGGATCGCCTCCATCGCAGCGATCGTTTCGCGCATGATCTGGCCGGAGCCGGTCGTCTCCTTCTTGGCGTCGCGGGCAATGCGCTCGGCCTGTTCGGCCCGCTCGATCTGCCGGCGGACGGACTGGGTGATGGCGCTGATCGCATTCGCCGTCTCAGTGATCGAGCTGGCCTGGCGCTCGGTGCGACCGGCAAGTTCGTCGGCGCCGGTGCGCATCTCCTCGGAGCCGGCGCGCACCGCCATCGAGTTGCCGCCGATTGCCGTCATGGTTTCGCTCAGCGTCGCGAGCGCCTCGTTGAAATTGATGCGCAGACTTTCGAGCTCGTTGGGGAAGCGGGTATCGATCTGATAGGCGAGATCACCGCTCGCCAGATGATGCAGGCCCTCATCGATCGCCTCGACCACCTGCTGCAACGTCTTCGCCTCGGCCTCGCGCTCGGCCAGATTCTGCTGGCGGTCGTGCTCGGCCTGCAAGCGCGTCTCTTCGCTGGCGGCTTCGAATTCGCGGCTTTCGATCAGCGACTGGCGGAAGCGCGCGAGCGCATTCGCCATCGTGCCGATCTCGTCCTTGCGGCTCAGGCTGCCGATCTCGCTGTCGAGTTTGCCGTCGGCGACATCGCGGGTGACACCGGCAAGCCGTGCAAGCGGCGAAAACAGGAAATTGGTGACGAGGCCGGTCGCGACCGCCATGACGACGAGCACGCCGATGCCGATCATCGTCAGCAGCGTGGCAATCTCGACCGAGCCGGCATTGAGTTCGCTCAAAAGCACGCTCTCGACCACGAGGAAGCGGTCGCCGCGATAGTCGATGCCGCGAACATAGGCGCGGGCAGGCCCGTCCACCCGGTTGAAATCGGCCACGGTCATCGCCGAACTCGCCAGCGCGCTCTTGATGAAGGTGAAGGAGGTCGTATCGAGCGTCGCAAGCTTGCCGCTCTGGTCAAGACCGACGGCCGAGCCATCGCCGGAGATGATCGCCGCCCGCGCCGTGCTGCTCTGGACGATGCCTTTGCCAAGGATACCGGTGACGATGTCGTCGCGCACCTTGAAGAG of Rhizobium sp. BT04 contains these proteins:
- a CDS encoding methyl-accepting chemotaxis protein codes for the protein MAQRFQSLSFKVIATFILLTVLSIAVIDVLAYFASSRISDEQALKAKESVLIFRGDMLQDQLTQLENQANSIARIEALQMSITSLKSGWKTIEKTSGDARAELKKVFISGNPNPADQREKLMKPEGPSGFYYSNHEKTQGEVARDLEDTAFSDLLIADLDGTVLYSYKKEDDFAENLKSDAWKATGAGIAFAKAIENTAKATDDAAPTGFSGLRVDAGSGKPAIFYAVPIIKLGAAKGIILFKVRDDIVTGILGKGIVQSSTARAAIISGDGSAVGLDQSGKLATLDTTSFTFIKSALASSAMTVADFNRVDGPARAYVRGIDYRGDRFLVVESVLLSELNAGSVEIATLLTMIGIGVLVVMAVATGLVTNFLFSPLARLAGVTRDVADGKLDSEIGSLSRKDEIGTMANALARFRQSLIESREFEAASEETRLQAEHDRQQNLAEREAEAKTLQQVVEAIDEGLHHLASGDLAYQIDTRFPNELESLRINFNEALATLSETMTAIGGNSMAVRAGSEEMRTGADELAGRTERQASSITETANAISAITQSVRRQIERAEQAERIARDAKKETTGSGQIMRETIAAMEAIQTSSRQINTIISVIDDIAFQTNLLALNAGVEAARAGESGKGFAVVAMEVRELAQRSSSAAKEISGLLQKSTHEVESGVALVEKAGVALTGIGAHVEAINGQITEIMGATREEANTLREINSAVAELDAMTQQNASMVEETTEAIHRLATEALEMDRQLGNFTLPHGLHQPSAEVHMLRRHR